CTGTTGTTCGGCATGGCCCGGGACGGCCAGTTGCCCAAGGTGCTGGCCAAGGTCCACCCGCAACACAACACCCCGTACTTGAGCATCTACCTGGTGGCAGTGCTGTCGCTGTTGATCTGCTACCTGTTCATCGACGCCGTGGACACCCTCACCTCCCTGGTCAATTTCGGCGCCCTGAGCGGCTTCATGTTGCTGCACATCACCGTCATCAACCATTACTGGCGCCGCCAGCAGTCCGGCCAACTGATTCGCCACTTGATTTGCCCATTGATCGGCTTCGTGATCGTCGCGGCCATCATGTACAACATGGGCGTCGCGGCGCAGAAGCTCGGCCTGATCTGGATCGCCGCAGGCGTGATCTATCTGTGTGCGCTCAACAAATTCGGCAACCCTACCGGCGTGCCCGATCCGGCCGGTCAGTGAGGACCGGCGGCCGATGGATTCGGCCAACCGTGGTTACAACGCGTGGACATCGACAGTGATCGTCAAGCCCGGTGCCTGTCACCGGGCTCTCTGGAACAGGAGTGCAATCCATGCTGGCCTTACGTCCAGTTCAATTAACCGATCTGCCGCAACTGCAACAATTGGCCCGTGACAGCCTGGTGGGTGTCACGTCACTGCCGGACGATACCGCGCGCCTGGAGGAAAAAATCCTCGACTCGTGCGCCTCGTTCGAGGCCGATGTGCAGGGCCCTGGCGCGCAGAATTATTTTTTTGTCCTGGAGGACCTGGAGTCCGGGCACTTGGTCGGTTGTTCGGAAGTCCTCTCCAGCACCGGTTGCAACGAACCGTTCTACAGCCTGCGCAACCGGCCGTTTTCCAGTGAGTCCCGGGAACTGAACATCCAGCATGGCGTGCCCGCGCTGTCGCTGTGCCAGGACCTCAACGGACAGACGCTACTGCGTGGCTTCCACATCGACGCCGAGCGGGTGCGCACGCCGGAATCGGAGCTGCTGTCCCGGGCCCGACTGATGTTCATCGCCGCCCACCCCCAGCGCTTTGCCGAATCAGTCATCACCGAGATCGTCGGGTTCAGCAGCGAGGACGGCCAGTCGCCCTTCTGGGACGCCATCGGCCAGCACTTCTTCGACCTGCCCTACGTCGAAGCCGAACGGTTGTGTGGCTTGCAGAGCCGGACCTTTCTTGCCGAGCTGATGCCGCAATACCCGATCTACGTACCCATGCTGCCGCCAGCGGCCCAGGCCTGCATCGGCCGGGTGCATCCCGACGGCCAGGAAGCCTTCGACATCCTGGCGCGCGAGGGTTTCGAGACCAACAATTATGTCGACATCTTCGACGGTGGGCCGACCTTGCATGCTCGTATCGCCAACATCCGCTCCATCACGCAGAGCCGAATCGCCACGGCCCGGCAAAGCCGGCAGATCGATGCGAGAGGCCGTTACCTGGTGAGTAACGACCGTCTTGGAAACTACCGGGCCATCGTCGCCGAACTGGACGTCAACGCCGAGGGCCCCGTGGCGCTGTCGCCCGACATGCAAGCCGCCCTGGGCGTCATGGATGGCGAACGCATCCGGGTGGTTGCCCTATGAACCTCACTCGATCCCGTGGCACGCATCAGCGCTTGGACCGACACGATGAAGGAGCTGCATCATGATTGTCCGTCCGGTCGCCATTACCGATCTGCCCGCATTGCTGGACCTGGCCCGTTGCGCAGGCCCCGGCTTCACCAGCCTGCCGGCCAACGAAGAGCGCCTGGCCCATCGTATTCGCTGGGCCCAACGGACCTTTGCCGGACAAGTCGAACGTGCTGACGCCGATTACCTGTTCGTGCTCGAAGACGATGATCGGCAGGTGGTGGGCATCAGCGCCCTGACCGGCGCGGTCGGGCTGCGCGAGCCCTGGTACAACTATCGGGTCGGGCTGACCGTCAGTTCGGCGCCGGAGCTGGGGATCCAGCGGCAGATCCCGACCCTGTTCCTCAATAACGAGATGTCCGGGCAATCGGAAATCTGCTCGCTGTTCCTGCACCCCGAGCAACGCCATGGCCACAATGGACGCCTGCTGTCCCTGGCGCGCCTGCTGTTCGTGGCCGAGTTCTCCCAGCTGTTCGGCGAAAAACTGATCGCCGAACTGCGAGGCCATGCCGACGAACAAGGTCGTTCGCCGTTCTGGGACAGCTTGGGACGGCATTTTTTCAAGAAGGATTTCAGCCACGCCGATCAGTTGTCCGGTATGGGCAACAAGTCGTTCATCGCCGAACTGATGCCACGCCAGCCGCTCTATACTTGCCTGCTCACCGAACAGGCCCAGGCGGTGATCGGCCAGGCTCACCCGAACACCGAGCCGGCCATGAAAATCCTCAGTGCCGAAGGTTTCAGCCACAAGGGCTACATCGACATCTTTGACGGCGGCCCCGTGATCGAGGCGCCAGTGTCGAACATCCGTACCGTGCGCGACAGCCAGGCGCTGACCCTGGTCATTGGCACCCCGGACGAACAGGCACCGGTCTGGCTGATTCACAATCGGCGCCTGGAAAACTGCCGCGTCACCAGCGCTCGCGCGCACCAGCATGGCCACAAGCTGCTCGTCGATCGCCTCACCGCCAAACGCCTGCAAGTTCAACCGGGTGATACGGTACGGGCCGTGGCATTGCCCAAGCTGGGGCAACAGGCGAAGGCGGCATAGCCTGTCGTATCCGACTGACCCACAGAGCGCCGGGTGCCAACTTTGCGGGTCCCTGGTTCGTTTGATGCCATAACGGCATCACCTATACACATTCGTCATCATCTTTGCGCTTGCCACGTGATAGCCTTTGGATATTTCGGCGTTGACACTTTTGCTCAAGCCTTTCCATTCCATTGGTGGAACTCATATGTCCAGGCTCTCCCATCAAGATTTGCGTCGTAACTTTCGCCAATTGCTGGCTTGCGACACCTGTTACCACACCGCCTCGGTGTTCGATCCGATGTCGGCACGCATCGCCGCGGACCTGGGTTTTGAAGTAGGTATCCTGGGAGGCTCGGTGGCGTCGTTGCAAGTATTGGGCGCGCCGGACTTCGCCCTGATCACCCTCAGCGAATTCGCCGAACAGGCCACCCGCATCGGCCGCGTGGCCCAACTGCCGGTCATTGCCGATGCCGACCATGGCTACGGCAATGCCCTGAACGTGATGCGCACCATCGTCGAACTGGAACGGGCCGGCATTGCGGCGCTGACCATCGAGGACACTTTGCTGCCGGCCCAGTTCGGGCGTAAATCCACCGACCTGATCGGCGTAGCCGAAGGCGTCGGCAAGATTCGGGCGGCGCTGGAGGCGCGAGTCGATTCGG
The sequence above is drawn from the Pseudomonas sp. St316 genome and encodes:
- a CDS encoding arginine N-succinyltransferase, yielding MLALRPVQLTDLPQLQQLARDSLVGVTSLPDDTARLEEKILDSCASFEADVQGPGAQNYFFVLEDLESGHLVGCSEVLSSTGCNEPFYSLRNRPFSSESRELNIQHGVPALSLCQDLNGQTLLRGFHIDAERVRTPESELLSRARLMFIAAHPQRFAESVITEIVGFSSEDGQSPFWDAIGQHFFDLPYVEAERLCGLQSRTFLAELMPQYPIYVPMLPPAAQACIGRVHPDGQEAFDILAREGFETNNYVDIFDGGPTLHARIANIRSITQSRIATARQSRQIDARGRYLVSNDRLGNYRAIVAELDVNAEGPVALSPDMQAALGVMDGERIRVVAL
- the astA gene encoding arginine N-succinyltransferase, producing the protein MIVRPVAITDLPALLDLARCAGPGFTSLPANEERLAHRIRWAQRTFAGQVERADADYLFVLEDDDRQVVGISALTGAVGLREPWYNYRVGLTVSSAPELGIQRQIPTLFLNNEMSGQSEICSLFLHPEQRHGHNGRLLSLARLLFVAEFSQLFGEKLIAELRGHADEQGRSPFWDSLGRHFFKKDFSHADQLSGMGNKSFIAELMPRQPLYTCLLTEQAQAVIGQAHPNTEPAMKILSAEGFSHKGYIDIFDGGPVIEAPVSNIRTVRDSQALTLVIGTPDEQAPVWLIHNRRLENCRVTSARAHQHGHKLLVDRLTAKRLQVQPGDTVRAVALPKLGQQAKAA
- a CDS encoding oxaloacetate decarboxylase; this translates as MSRLSHQDLRRNFRQLLACDTCYHTASVFDPMSARIAADLGFEVGILGGSVASLQVLGAPDFALITLSEFAEQATRIGRVAQLPVIADADHGYGNALNVMRTIVELERAGIAALTIEDTLLPAQFGRKSTDLIGVAEGVGKIRAALEARVDSEMAIIARTNAGILPVQEIISRTQQYERAGADGICMVGVQDFDHLEKISENLTVPLMLVTYGNPLLRDDKRLAELGVRVTIDGHGAYFAAIKATYDSLREQRQIFTQASDLSATELTHTYTQPEEYIRWAEEYMSVKE